A window of the Arachis duranensis cultivar V14167 chromosome 5, aradu.V14167.gnm2.J7QH, whole genome shotgun sequence genome harbors these coding sequences:
- the LOC127747558 gene encoding uncharacterized mitochondrial protein AtMg00810-like, giving the protein MKDELNALELNKIWRLVDCPTGVKPVGYKWVYRIKRKPDGLVDRYKTRLVAKGFTQTEGVDFLKTFSPVVKSATIRLVLALASMKRWPIHQLDVNNTFLHGDLFEDIYMTLPPRFTSHQPNQCFYVDDIVLTGNSISELAAIKSILHQHFQIKDLGPLKYFLGIEVAQSEKGICLSQRKYCLDLLEDSGLLGAKPASVPMDSTTRLYQDKSFLLSDPFVYRRLVGHLIYLTTTRPDIMYATQQLSQFMASPTESHLQVAKHVLRYVKTSPGKGLFFPRESEIQLLGFSDSDWAGCPDTRRSLTGYCFFLGSSLVSWKTKKQTTVARSSTEAEYRALANTTCKLQWILNVLQFLRISPIRPPVLYCDN; this is encoded by the exons ATGAAAGATGAGTTGAATGCTCTTGAGCTGAACAAAATTTGGCGTCTTGTTGATTGCCCTACAGGGGTTAAGCCGGTTGGCTATAAATGGGTCTATCGCATCAAACGCAAGCCTGATGGTTTAGTTGATCGATATAAAACACGCCTTGTGGCTAAAGGGTTCACTCAAACTGAAGGTGTTGATTTCTTGAAAACTTTCTCCCCTGTTGTCAAGTCTGCCACCATCAGATTAGTTTTGGCATTAGCTTCTATGAAGCGTTGGCCCATACATCAGTTGGATGTCAATAATACTTTCTTACATGGGGATCTTTTTGAGGATATTTATATGACTCTGCCACCCAGATTTACATCTCATCAACCGAATCAATGCT TCTATGTTGACGATATTGTTCTCACTGGTAATTCTATTTCTGAACTTGCTGCCATTAAATCTATTTTGCACCAACACTTCCAAATTAAAGACTTGGGcccattaaaatattttttgggtatTGAAGTTGCTCAATCAGAGAAGGGAATTTGCTTATCTCAAAGAAAATATTGTCTTGATCTTTTGGAGGATTCTGGTTTATTAGGTGCTAAACCTGCCTCTGTTCCAATGGATAGTACCACAAGACTATATCAAGATAAAAGTTTCCTACTATCCGACCCTTTTGTATATCGCCGTTTGGTTGGCCATCTTATCTATCTCACTACTACTCGACCGGACATCATGTATGCCACTCAACAATTAAGTCAATTCATGGCATCTCCTACTGAATCTCATCTTCAAGTTGCCAAGCATGTGTTACGATATGTGAAAACTAGTCCCGGCAAAGGACTTTTCTTTCCAAGGGAATCAGAAATTCAACTTCTTGGCTTCAGTGACTCTGATTGGGCCGGATGTCCTGACACTCGACGATCTTTAACAGGTTATTGTTTCTTCTTAGGCAGTTCTTTAGTCTCTTGGAAGACCAAGAAACAAACTACCGTTGCCCGCTCATCCACGGAAGCAGAATACCGTGCACTTGCCAACACAACTTGTAAACTTCAATGGATACTAAATGTGTTACAATTTTTACGCATCTCTCCTATCCGCCCACCAGTTTTATATTGTGATAATTAG